A DNA window from Setaria viridis chromosome 2, Setaria_viridis_v4.0, whole genome shotgun sequence contains the following coding sequences:
- the LOC117845184 gene encoding protein TIFY 6b, with protein MERDFLAAIGKEQQHPQREKPGREESAYFGATAAGAPAMDWSFASKPGAAPSLMSFRSAAREEPTFPQFSAFDGAKNPAPRILTHQRSFGADSQQYAAVHRAQPPQHALNGARVIPVSSPFNQNNPMFRVQSSPSIPNGTAGPFKQPPFAMNNAVNNSTVGVYGTRDAVKPKTAQLTIFYAGSVNVFDNVSAEKAQELMFLASRGSLPSSAPVARKPEAPIFAPAKVTVPEASPAKQMLFQKPPHVSSPPSAISKPIPSVLQAATLPRSASSCNLDSPVPKCSVPLAVPPLSQAPATQPATLATATAAAIMPRAVPQARKASLARFLEKRKERVTTTAPYPSAKSPLESSDTLGSGSANDKSSCTDIALSSNREELLSLGQPRNISFSQESPSTKLQI; from the exons ATGGAGAGGGACTTCCTGGCCGCGATCGGCAAGGAGCAGCAGCACCCGCAGCGGGAGAAGCCCGGCAGGGAGGAATCAG CTTACTTCGGAGCAACAGCGGCAGGAGCTCCGGCGATGGATTGGTCCTTCGCGAGCAAGcccggcgccgcgccgtcgtTGATGTCGTTCcggtcggcggcgagggaggagccCACGTTCCCCCAGTTCTCCGCCTTCGACGGCGCCAAGAACCCGGCTCCCCGTATCCTCACGCACCAG AGGTCGTTCGGCGCCGACAGCCAGCAGTACGCCGCCGTGCACCGcgcgcagccgccgcagcaCGCGCTGAACGGGGCTAGAGTGATTCCGGTCTCGTCGCCGTTCAACCAGAACAACCCGATGTTCAGGGTCCAGAGCTCGCCTAGCATTCCCAACGGCACCGCCGGTCCGTTCAAGCAGCCGCCTTTCGCCATGAACAACGCGGTGAACAATTCTACCGTCGGCGTGTACGGGACAAG GGATGCGGTGAAGCCAAAGACGGCACAGTTGACAATCTTTTATGCTGGTTCTGTCAATGTATTCGATAACGTCTCAGCGGAGAAG GCTCAGGAGCTCATGTTCTTAGCCAGCAGAGGATCTCTTCCAAGCTCAGCCCCTGTGGCCCGTAAACCTGAAGCTCCTATTTTCGCTCCAGCAAAAGTCACAGTACCTGAGGCTTCTCCTGCAAAGCAGATGCTATTTCAAAAACCACCACATGTTTCGTCGCCTCCATCGGCCATCTCCAAACCAATCCCCAGCGTCTTGCAAGCTGCAACTCTCCCCAGGAGCGCCTCTAGCTGTAACCTTGACTCCCCGGTGCCAAAATGTTCAGTCCCATTAGCTGTTCCTCCCCTAAGTCAGGCTCCTGCAACTCAACCTGCAACACTGGCCACGGCAACCGCAGCAGCTATAATGCCTAGAG CTGTCCCTCAAGCTCGGAAGGCCTCCCTGGCTCGATTCTtggagaaaagaaaggaaag GGTGACAACTACTGCGCCATACCCATCAGCCAAGAGCCCATTGGAGAGCAGCGACACACTTGGGAGTGGGAGCGCCAACGACAAGTCATCTTGCACAGACATTGCCCTGTCAAGCAACCGCGAAGAGTTGCTAAGTTTAGGCCAGCCCAGGAACATCAGCTTCAGCCAAGAGTCCCCCAGTACGAAACTACAGATCTGA